A stretch of DNA from Juglans microcarpa x Juglans regia isolate MS1-56 chromosome 5D, Jm3101_v1.0, whole genome shotgun sequence:
ACTTTGAAAAGCAAGAAACTTTCATTCTGATTTACTCTTCATGCTtgctttcttctcttttattgGCCGAATCACCAACTTAAAAATCCACACTGCCAGCAGAGTTGCCTTCGCCGGGGCGAGCCAGTATACAAGTAAATGCTCCTTCGTTATATGATCCCCGCGTGCATAAGCCCATCCCATCACCTACATGAATCAGGAAAGTATGGTATACTCAAGTCCTATAACCAATGTTTCTGCATCTtaaataatgacaaaaaaaagaaaattctatagaTTAATTGTTGTAGATACTTACAGAGGCTGGATTCATACATCCACCAGTCAGATCAGAGCCTAGTATATGAAGAGTCAACTTGGAGACACTTGAGATCCAAGTCTTCATGAAGAAACTTTCAGGGATTTTTGTGGTCAGACCAAGCGAAATGATGATAATTGCAAATGTCAGGAATCCTTCTGTTAATGCACCTCGATGGATGTCAACATTTAATCGTGGCCCAAGTCCTACTTCTGGAAAGGTGTCCATAATGAGCCTAACCCCACTAATAGATCCAATCAcctatagagaaaaaattaggCCAGAAACAAACAACCTACACAATGTATGTttgtgtttatatatagatagatatatatatatatatatatatatagaaataagttCCCTCCATGATATAAGGAGCCCGCCACTAATTGAATGAACATAATTTTCAATGTACATAGTTCAGTAA
This window harbors:
- the LOC121264490 gene encoding probable aquaporin SIP2-1, coding for MGAVGLLVSDFIMSFMWVWSGVLIKIFVYKILGLGHEPSGEVIKCVLLIINMFFFTFLAKSTKGGAYNPLTVLAGAISGNFSHFLFGVGARIPTQVIGSISGVRLIMDTFPEVGLGPRLNVDIHRGALTEGFLTFAIIIISLGLTTKIPESFFMKTWISSVSKLTLHILGSDLTGGCMNPASVMGWAYARGDHITKEHLLVYWLAPAKATLLAVWIFKLVIRPIKEKKASMKSKSE